One segment of Penaeus vannamei isolate JL-2024 chromosome 3, ASM4276789v1, whole genome shotgun sequence DNA contains the following:
- the LOC113813523 gene encoding activated Cdc42 kinase Ack (The sequence of the model RefSeq protein was modified relative to this genomic sequence to represent the inferred CDS: added 88 bases not found in genome assembly): MIRDKQRCGKKSQPLILSMRFITGCILATVSWWFCLHECQRGCPRHFKLMGDVGEDDLEVIRTILVEVQLAQFFTRIRDDLQVTRLSHFEYVHTEDLERIGLGKPAARRLLETVKKKRAAAWRKNLVSKILSTGGSPSSKHRSPPSRTNDTLPSSLTCLIQEKDIVQGRKLGDGSFGVVRSGEWTTANGQIKEVAVKILKQDVIHVPGALDDFIREVQAMHQLSHPNLIQLFGIVLSNPLMMVTEIAPLGSLLDHLRKQAAHVPITNLCDYSVQIANGMKYLESKRFIHRDLAAR, translated from the exons ATGATCAGAGACAAACAAAGGTGTGGAAAG AAGTCGCAGCCACTTATTTTATCAATGAGATTTATCACAGGATGTATTCTGGCAACAGTGTCGTGGTGGTTTTGTTTACATGAGTGTCAGAGAGGCTGTCCCAG acatttCAAACTGATGGGTGATGTCGGTGAAGATGACTTGGAAGTTATACGCACAATTCTGGTGGAAGTACAGCTTGCACAGTTTTTCACCAGGATACGTGATGACCTGCAG GTTACAAGGCTAAGCCACTTTGAGTATGTTCATACTGAAGACTTGGAGCGCATTGGTCTTGGCAAACCTGCAGCCAGAAGACTGTTGGAGACTGTCAAGAAGAAGCGTGCTGCAGCTTGGAGAAAAAATTTGGTGTCAAAGATCTTATCTACTGGCGGATCCCCGTCAAGTAAGCACCGATCACCTCCATCAAGGACAAATGACACTTTACCATCTAGCCTCACCTGTCTCATTCAGGAGAAG GACATTGTTCAAGGACGGAAATTAGGTGATGGGAGCTTTGGTGTAGTAAGAAGTGGAGAATGGACCACTGCAAATGGACAGATAAAAGAG GTTGCTGTCAAAATACTGAAGCAGGATGTCATCCATGTTCCTGGTGCCCTTGATGACTTTATACGTGAGGTTCAGGCGATGCATCAGCTGTCTCATCCTAACCTCATACA ATTGTTTGGGATAGTCCTTTCCAATCCGCTGATGATGGTGACAGAGATTGCCCCCCTTGGCTCCTTGCTAGACCACCTTCGCAAGCAGGCAGCACATGTTCCCATCACAA